The Arachis ipaensis cultivar K30076 chromosome B03, Araip1.1, whole genome shotgun sequence region TGTGTTGGCTGCTATTGGAATAAACAAATTCTGAATTATTTGTGCAGTAGTGATAACTTATTGCTGTCTTTTCATGCTCTGTCTTTTCCATGCCTAGAACAACTGATGGGTATGCAACAGTGACAAATAAatgagtttaaaaaaaaaaagaagctacAACTTTTAGCCCTTCTAAAAATAGCAGTAactatagtatttatttattctacAGTGAAAGTGAAAAGAATTGTAATTCCATGTTTTTAATGTTTTGTCTCAGGAGTAACATCATTCAGTATAGATGTAGAGAGCAAAAGGGTGGCAGTGATGGGCTACATTTCTCCATTGAAAGTCCTTGAGAGCATTTCAAAGGTGAAAAGAGCAGAGTTCTGGAATTGTTAAATGTTAATTAGCACTGTGAATAAGCACATAGCAAAAATTACTCTTTTAATTAATCTGCATTGGGTTAATTAGCTACATGGGAAGAAGGATCAATTCTGAGGCTTTAGAAGAAATTTCAAAATGTGAACACAAAAGAAAAAAGTTGAAGTAGCTTGACTCTACAGTTTACTTTACTAAGGAGGTGTTAGAGTGGAGACAGAAAGGTGGGCTAAGTCATATAGTTGAAAGTTGATTTTATTTTGTGGTGGCATGAGCCTTAATCTTTCATGTATGTACAACCCTCACATGCTCATGGTGTGGCATCTTTTAGTGGCATCATAAACAAGTAAGCACAAGCATTGAATTTTCTTGTGCCTTTTTCCAATTTTCCACAAAATTCTTAGattgttgctttttttttttaccccTGATAGCATGAACAAACTTGGTAATTTGGAGCAAGTAATGTTGAAAGCTACGCTGAGTGGCTGATATAATGATCTCAAAACAATGTTCCTCAACTCAAGGAAGAAATGAATTCTGAGGCATGTCTTTGAGTAAGTTTTAAGTTTTGACTAGTATtactattattttattatttgttgttgtttaaaccCATAATTATGCATGAAGCAGTCCTGAACATGTGGCATTGCTTATAAGCAGAAACAAATGgccatctattttttttttttttaatttttttttgtcaaagtgAGAGATTAGAGATTTTGGccataatattatatataaactACATACAGCATAGACGTGCTTTGTTCTAATTCTAAGTGCAAATGCAATGTTTATTAGAAGGTTACAATTTTGTTAATTCAAATATAATGCCTCATTAGTTTTGGTATTCCATTTATTATCTTAGTATTAGTTTTTGTTGAATAAAGAAACTAACTGTGATGGCGAAAACATTTATGGTTTAGAGTTATCTTAATTcagattatttattattttagtatTATCTTAATTCATATTGTTTATTTCTATTTGACAACTCTTCCATCTCTCTGGTTTGCCTGTAATCCACATAGAAAAGGATTAACATGATCAAGCCAAAGAACAGATCAAGTAAGTCACTTTGGCTCAAAATATGACATTGATTAATCAATCCAATTTTTATTTTCCTAGTTTGATGAACATATAAATCTTGACTAAATAAATAATCTGAATTCTTATTTATGTAATGCTGAAAAGGTAGAAAAATCTCATTGCTTTACTAATATTTCATGAATTTGAGTTAAAGTTAAGGTTTTAGGATTGTGAATCATTTATAATTATGCATGGATATTGGCTGTATATATGTTGCTCTCTATTCTATGTTAATGAAAGAATATGTTAAGAAAAACAAAGTTCATATTATGTTGTATCTTTACTTTTTTACCCATGATGTCTCAATTGCTTGTcacttggtattttttttttgagaacttaATTGTCGGTTATTATAACAATTGTCTATATATGAATATTTGTCAAGGTTTACTTGTTGGTGATTTGTAACATTATTTAAAAATGAATCCCACCTTTTATGTGccaattaattattaaaataatagtaTTTAGTGAATAATGGTTGTGAATAATTCTTGAGTGTTGCTGTGGATAAATGTTTTCCTTCTTTTGTTGCATATGTATTGCATCATCAAAAGCATTTTTGCAAGATATCTAATATGTTTATTTCTTTTACGTGCAGGAAGACATGATGTGATGAAGAAAATATGTTCCATACAAATATCACATGGGATAGTCTTACAATGGCTTTAGTTATGAAAATGTATTTGATGTATGTGTTATGTACTTTTTGAGGTATTACATGTAATTGGAAAAAATTCCACTCTATTTGGATTTGTGTTGTTTAGACTAAAGATTAAACATATCTATCTTATAATGAAActtttatgatttagatttcttgaattttttatttttagatttattttgtgattattatcattttgggatgtgattataatttaaaaaaattgaatctcATAAACAACAACAGGCTATAGTCACCGTTTtaaaaaaaccatgaccatagaagTTATGGCCAtggtgaaaaaccgtgaccatagataggactatggtcacggttttaaggaggggtgaccatagaggctatggccacggtgaaaaaccgtgatcatagataggattatggtcacggttttaaggagggtggCCATAGAGTTTATGGCCATggtgaaaaatcgtgaccatagatagggctatggtcacggttttaaggagggtggCTATAGAgtctatggccacggtgaaaaaccgtgaccatagataggctatggtcacggttttaggtggggtgaccatagagtctatggccacggtgaaaaccgtgaccatagatagggttatggtcacggttttaaggaggggtgaccatagccttatctatggtcacggttttaaggtggggtgaccatagaggctatggtcacggttttagatAAGGCTataccgtgaccatagattaacctatggtcacggtaaaaaaacgtggcctaaagtgtcagattttgaaaattgaaaccgtgaccatagacctatggccacgagagaataggccacggtaaaaaaccgtgaccataggtccaaaaccgtgaccatagatctatggtcaccctttttactatctatggtcacggttttttaccgtgaccataggcttttttttttgtagtgtccccaacgtttggggtaaatcctatttgtgtccctaacgtttaaatcgtcctatttgtacccctaacgtttgtaaaagtgattcaatattatcctgccgtcaattacacatcatgagtgctttagtttgagttttaaaaatctctaattgaagttagaatacaaatgtctaagatagaatcgatgatctactccgaaaaatagctcatcaaatgttgaaactaattcctacaacatttacataattcacttttctatggatataattgaatctaaacataaatagtgggtataatattaaaatcgaccacatccaagtaagacctaattgagaatgaatacatccaagtgagaataattgaaaaatataatctgatttgttagtatacttgatagtaggataacattgaatcacttttataaacattaaggatacaaataggacgatttaaacgttagggacacaaataagacttaccccaaacgttgagacaaaaacaatactttactcctttttaggaattaggatttgccTCACATCACAGATTCAGTGATTCACAATATCAGTTCATACTCTGTAGCCATACAAGAGAAACCCAATCATCCTCATCCAgagtcttctttttcttctcaacTTCTTCACAAAAAACATCATAACTCCcgtcattgttgttgttgagccCATTGCCGCCAACCCCTTCACAGCTCCCATCTTCCTTCACAGCTCATGTCGCCATCGTTGCTTATCCAGTTATTGTCACTGTTGAGCCCGTCGCCACCTTTCTCCTGTCGAGTCCATTCTCTCTCGCTGTCACTATTGAGCTCAtagaatttttattcaaattGGACCAGTTGAAAATAGGCATGCATGAGATCATTTTTGCatgtaatttctgaattttcttattcaaatttgatctatgtggtTGAGTATTTTAGTATGGCGATCATCGTGATTTCGTTGCGACACTATAATGTGATAAAAGTTGTGGTAATTTTCTAACTAATATATGAGACAAACCAGATTATTAAAGTAATCAGGGAAATAACATTCAGATGTGcgcataaaatttataaaatgtgATTATTTCAGGAAAATATATACGTATAGCCCAAGTGaaagattgttaggaaattattatttcttaatatatttatgggcaatacatatattaattataatcacaaattaagtaatttcacattaaatgacttatataacggtgatttcatttattgtcataaatgttaaattaaataagttattattacttttaatttggatAAATTGGATTAAAAccatagatactattttatttgagttttagggtttaatgagtgtcacactcaaatataaataatgactttaggattttggtctccaacacatcaaaCTCGTCTCCGTAGCTCTTTTCCCATAGTGGAGTTATAATTCTGTCCTATCAGAGATATAGAAGGTTTTGGTTGACGAAGATTAAAGAACTACAAGAGCCAAACTATCTGATCTCAATCATACTCTCGAATGAAGGAACGCTTCCACGCTCTCAGACATGGATGATCTTGAGGTTGAGAAATCctaaaattttcaaataaaataaaatttttattcaatcaaatgataataaataattttattgaattaaaatatattaatgtGATCATTGGATGATAAAAAAtgctagaaaaataaataaataatattttaagagtataaaaatattaaattatcattttaatttacttttttaatcaacaacaataaatatattgaattaattaaatttttacaaaaatttatatacctaaaattatgtgatacttaaatatctaatcaaatcaattaactgatataattaatttatcgtaatgaattgtatttaatgagttaaaaaaaataaatcagaAAACACTCTAAAAAACATGCCACGTCAGCTTTATCATTAAGTGTAAAAactcgatttttatataataaaatagatagaatagatataatagaatagattcgAAGTGGAATGAGTATAAAAGTGTACATTATTACTTTTTTAATGCATCATGAAACATTTTAGTTTctaataaaaaacttaaaatttttttatattagacAAAAATTACTCttttaaattattcaaatttaaaattcaattaactttaattttatagttttaaattttaaataatttaaaaaataaaataaaaacaaatctaaaaaataaaaaaaatgttcatCTTCTTTAGGATTTTAGTGTTTTTcgtctcctctattctctttcttctttttttttctgtcaATTCTTACCACAACCGGAATGTTTGCTGTTGAAGAGTTGAAATCTGGAAAAGATCGAAACCTCGCCAAAAGTGGTTATTTTCTAGATGTAATTTTTCGTGGAGTTTGTTACGAAGGCATTACCCTTGTAGTTGATAGCAACGTCGTTTGCGATAGTGAGGGACGTGTCTTCAGAGGAAGAAAGGAGCAATGAGAGGAATATTCGGTGGCAGGAGCAAGCGTCGTAGGCCGCGAGGGCGTTGAATGAAggttaattgttgttgtgattctggtgaaagaaagaagaataaaaagaaggaaaaaatgcAGAtagatctttttgtatttttgtagcAAAATTTTGATGTTAAAATTTATAAATCTATGTGTTATTGTTaggaaattttgatttttttattctgataaattcTGTATAATTAAAAACTTTTTCTCTTCCTTCTCCATATCTTCtgttgctttttcttcttcttcttcttcatcttttttttttctttatcttcttttttttattttattttcttataatttttcttattttcgtttcttaaaaggaataaaacaaacaaaaaattaaacaaaaaagaataaataacttaaatatcagataaaatagagaaaaaaaaaaataaaatgtaacaATAATAGTATCaataaataaggaaaaaaaggcGCACAAAAAATGGTATTGTATGAGTGAGTTTTTTTAGTTCGAACTAATTTGATTGTCAACAAAATTTAAATATGTAACAAGAGTATAGGACTGTTAATGCATTATTTAATTTGGTTAACTAGAgataattttcataaaaaaactCATTTGTACATAATAGTGCCCCATAATACTATAAAAtcctattttttataatattaacgTAAAATTCTATTTActctttaatattaaaataaaaaatccaaaatgATGACAAGGCATTACAAATATTTCAATGAAATAATATGAGATATTTTATCTATCTAGATTCTAGGCTACTCATTGATTGACAAGTCGTACAttgcaaaaaaattaaagataattttcaTCAACAAAGACACCAATCAGATTCGACTGAACGTCACCGAACAAGAAGAAACACTCCAATGAAGAAAGCAAAATATCAGACACAAGTCCCATTCATCTTGCACTTAAGCATGGGGTTTTACTTTGGTGATGTTTTTGGTGGCATGAAAAATGATGACTAAGAGTGAATAGAAGTTGACATAGTGTTAAATACTTGGCATTTGATAAAAAGATATGAAGGAAGGATACCGTAATTTACATAATGTTACTGTGAGAATATAAATTGAATTACACCAAAATGTTAGACCTGTACAGGCCTTGGATTTGgacaaaaaaaatgaataagccAACATCAACAGGCCGAAAAAATTTGTAGAATCCATAAATTTTGATAGTAAGTTGTTTTTTTTTACTCCAAATACTAAAATAAGTAATATTAGTCCgtaaaaagagaaagcaagcttATAATTCATGAgtcgaaaaaagaaaagaaaattaaagaataaaattattcGAGTAAACTGTAAAAACAAATTTGTTAAATAGATGTTTgagatgaattttttttttaaatgaagtgGTTTATATTGAGATATAAATTTTGAATAACTTTTTatcaattatatattaatattgGGGTTTAGATTTTAGGTTTTACTTGTATAATTTGTTTattctaaaaattataaaaaaaataacaaacaaaattatactttacaatttttaaaataaacaaaaaataagacAATAAATAATTATACGTTGCAATTttaattcttaaattaaaaaattcGGATATCATTCTGATTATATCTACAGTATAATAATTTTATTTCTCCAACTTATCAAGGGGTTACAAACTAAcgcaaattatttaaattaaattcatgtcatttgataataaaaaatgttaggcaaaaaaaatcattttttagaaaaaaagttGTTTTAAGCAAATAaatctaaaataattttattgtgaattcatattatattatttaatttttaacaaTTCAATTTTAGTACATTAGGAAAAAAAACTTTCAATTGACActattgaaaaaataaatttaatcaaaattggAACTAAATCCAAATAATTGAGGTCTGCTAaactcaaattaaattttaaattataaactcaaattttttatatgataataaaaaaaatcatacaaGTAAAACCTAAAATCTAAACCCcaatattaatatataattaataaaaagttATTCAAAGTTTATGTCTCAGTATAAActacattttaaaaaaatttatctcAAACATctatttaacatttttttatttttactatttattcGAATaaatttgttttagtttttttttcactcaaaaattgTAAACTTATTATCTTATTTTCACTAATTGatgttatttatttaatatttgggataaaaaaaattatcatcaatatttatgaattttatgaaatttttaggTCTATTAatattgttttatttatttatttattttttacctaAGTCCAGGTTCCATAACTGTAGCCAAAAAAGATTCTACCCGACTCGGATCTATTTATTTAGCCATGAGCtaggataaaaaatatttttggtgtCTAAATTTCATTTATATCTTTACAGTAATACTCTAATGAATTTTCATACTTTACTCGATTTTTACGCTAATTAACTATTCTTTTATCATAATTCTCTTATCAAACGTCAAGTATCCAATAAGTATTAATAAATCAATCTCTATCTACCCTAAGGCACTCTTTTCTATGCCGCTACAGACCTCACCTTTTACTTTTATTAAGTAAGAAGTTTATTTCATCGATCTACATCGGGGCCAAAAGCCAATCGTATCTTTATTATTAATAAACGGCAATAATTAANNNNNNNNNNNNNNNNNNNNNNNNNNattaaatataatttattaaaaaaaataacatttgtTGATAGAATAACTTTTTGAGGAATGTCAAAGGATtaataatttttgtgatttatagtcatTAAATAGTCATTAATAAtagttttaatagtgtgagattggtATAAAATTTCATCTAATAGTTCACTTTTCTTTGCTAATTACATGCtgaccaaaatttaacaaagttgttTGCCTAAACTTTTCCTAACTTTTTTATAAGGTATTTgctacggtacgatgataaatttatacgtatcgatacgtttaaaatatggacaagTAGTAACAAGCTACGTGAAATTTATTTTCCACatcagcatttaatttttttttaaatatatattatatcaccacttttactaatatacccttttaattaaataaaaataaaattatattttttatttaattttataaaaagtcttaaacattcttactttatttgattagacaaaaatacccttttaaatcaatcaaattttagaattcaattaatcctaattttatagtttcaattaatttaaacaacaaaacaaaaacatattaaaaaaaaaaaaatcaatcattcTTCGTCTTCTCCAGTTCTCCTAATCATTCATCCCCCTCTGAAGCAAAGGAAAACatatcaaaaaaagaaaaaatcaatatgttcttcatcttctcctaatATCATTCGTGCCCCCTCCCCTCTGAAGCACACCAAAACGTCAAAATTCTAACAATAATTGACTGCATTGATTTCGGTTGCTAGCCACCCACAAAATTTAAAGAACCTAAAGGAGAAGGAAGGCTAAACCATTCAACTGGGTAAACGCTGCGTCTTTCTCCTCTATGGAACCTATAGAAGATTCAAGCAAGGACCTATTCTTATGGTGTCTCTCCTCTTTGATGACTCTGATTTTATCAATCTTAGGAATGGCCTTAAACACATTTTCAATAAGGTTCCTGTCATATCTCTCCAATTTGTTCCGCATCCTCTCGAATTCAAACGTTGAATCCTGAAACAATAGCACAATAACTCTAAAACCCTAAGCATACcacaataaataaaattacaagatatataaaaaaaaataaatcaaagataaattttgataataaataGTAATAATTGACCTGAGTCATATCCTTTCTATGCACTCTTCGATATGCCTTGGTCCATTTGACCTTACGAGGGTTCCTCTTCATTT contains the following coding sequences:
- the LOC110269556 gene encoding probable ribosome biogenesis protein RLP24, which encodes MESSSFIMMPRSKCHKNFKMKRNPRKVKWTKAYRRVHRKDMTQDSTFEFERMRNKLERYDRNLIENVFKAIPKIDKIRVIKEERHHKNRSLLESSIGSIEEKDAAFTQLNGLAFLLL